One segment of Bradyrhizobium sp. CB2312 DNA contains the following:
- a CDS encoding HD family hydrolase: MTAKKTARDAQSRAWQRMLSGRRLDLLDPSPLDVEIADIAHGLARVARWNGQTTGAHIFSVAQHTLLVETVMRHEMPRVDQRMRLAALLHDAPEYVIGDMISPFKAVLDGHYKAVEKRLLGAIHIRFGLPPVLPDEITQAIKAADRGAAYLEATELAGFSESEARRLFGKDPGLSDGVRRDYLTPWTAARAEKQFLERFGAVFA, encoded by the coding sequence CATGCTGTCGGGCCGGCGGCTCGACCTGCTCGATCCCTCGCCGCTCGATGTCGAGATCGCCGACATCGCGCATGGGCTGGCACGCGTGGCGCGCTGGAACGGGCAGACGACAGGCGCGCACATCTTCTCGGTCGCGCAGCACACGCTGCTGGTGGAGACCGTGATGCGGCACGAGATGCCGCGCGTCGACCAGCGCATGCGGCTCGCGGCGCTGCTGCACGATGCGCCCGAATATGTCATCGGCGACATGATCTCGCCGTTCAAGGCCGTGCTCGACGGGCATTACAAGGCTGTGGAGAAGCGCCTGCTCGGCGCCATCCACATCCGCTTCGGCCTGCCGCCGGTGCTGCCGGACGAGATCACGCAGGCGATCAAGGCCGCCGATCGCGGCGCGGCTTATCTCGAGGCGACCGAGCTTGCCGGCTTCAGCGAAAGCGAAGCCAGGCGCCTGTTCGGCAAGGACCCAGGCCTCTCCGACGGCGTCCGGCGCGACTATCTCACGCCCTGGACCGCGGCGCGGGCCGAGAAGCAGTTTCTGGAGCGGTTCGGCGCGGTGTTTGCGTAA
- a CDS encoding MDR family oxidoreductase: MATFKAIRIDKADKGTTAQLAQFDEAELMDGDVTVRVEWSTLNYKDGLALTGKAPVVRRFPMIAGIDFAGTVEASSHPQWKAGDKVVCTGWGMGETHLGAYAEKARVKGDWLVALPQGLSARDAMAIGTAGFTAMLSVLALEKHGLSPKSGPVVVTGAAGGVGSVATAVLSKLGYHVIASTGRASEADYLKEIGAAEVIDRNELSAAAKPLAKERWAGGVDSVGSTTLANLLSMTKYGGAIAACGLAAGMDLPSSVAPFILRGVCLLGIDSVMCPIEPRKAAWQRLASDLDRTKLSEITQEISLGEVPEWGAKILAGQVRGRVVVKIV; the protein is encoded by the coding sequence GTGGCCACATTCAAGGCGATCCGGATCGACAAGGCGGACAAGGGCACCACCGCACAGCTCGCGCAGTTCGACGAAGCCGAGCTGATGGATGGCGATGTCACCGTCCGCGTGGAATGGTCGACCTTGAACTACAAGGACGGTCTCGCGCTCACCGGCAAGGCACCGGTGGTGCGCCGCTTCCCGATGATCGCCGGCATCGACTTCGCCGGCACGGTCGAAGCCTCCTCGCATCCGCAGTGGAAGGCGGGCGACAAGGTGGTCTGCACCGGCTGGGGCATGGGCGAGACCCATCTCGGCGCCTATGCCGAGAAGGCGCGGGTGAAGGGCGACTGGCTGGTCGCGTTGCCGCAAGGGCTCTCGGCGCGCGACGCCATGGCGATCGGCACCGCGGGCTTCACCGCGATGCTCTCGGTGCTGGCGCTGGAGAAGCACGGCCTGTCGCCAAAGAGCGGACCCGTGGTGGTGACGGGCGCCGCAGGGGGCGTCGGCTCGGTCGCAACGGCCGTGCTGTCGAAGCTCGGCTATCACGTCATCGCCTCGACCGGCCGCGCCTCGGAAGCGGATTACCTGAAAGAGATTGGCGCCGCCGAGGTGATCGACCGGAATGAGTTGTCGGCGGCGGCAAAACCCCTGGCCAAGGAGCGCTGGGCGGGCGGCGTCGACAGCGTTGGCTCGACGACGCTCGCGAATCTCCTGTCGATGACGAAATACGGCGGGGCGATCGCGGCCTGCGGCTTGGCGGCCGGCATGGACCTGCCGTCTTCCGTCGCACCCTTCATTTTGCGCGGAGTGTGCCTTCTCGGCATCGATTCCGTGATGTGCCCGATTGAGCCGCGGAAGGCCGCCTGGCAGCGTCTCGCGTCGGATCTGGATCGGACGAAACTATCTGAAATCACTCAGGAAATTTCGCTCGGCGAAGTTCCGGAATGGGGCGCGAAAATCCTGGCCGGCCAGGTCCGCGGTCGCGTCGTGGTAAAAATTGTCTAA
- a CDS encoding methyl-accepting chemotaxis protein: MSKLSIVFKLLTVLSVLVLSLAGVGVTAIGTMQNINAHTVEIAESWLPSVRALGSLRADINELRVALRLHLMQESAEGKEAAEKRLASLRDRIEQTRKVYEPLITSSEERSLYQQWATAWGEYLNGVQEVMALSRKSVGKFPTEANEMLQTKVAKMAQAADPLLQKGIELNNRGAELETKQAADSYAMIFRVLVGIIVLSVVIAISAAYYLVRDVSRGIASIIKPMQSLGEGDLSAEVPHRGEKTEIGSMADALQIFKEALIAKKAADEAAAADAEAKIERGRRVDAITGRFEAMIGEVVGTVSSASTELEASASTLTSTAQRGQELATVVAAASEEASTNVQAVASASEELSSSITEISRRVQDSARMAAEAVEQAARTNERVNALSQAASRIGDVVELINTIAGQTNLLALNATIEAARAGEAGRGFAVVASEVKALAEQTAKATGEIGAQVSGIQAATQESVTAIQEIGDTIERLSEVSAAIAAAVEEQGAATQEISRNVQQASVGTQEVSSNITDVQRGAIETGEASVEVLSAAKSLATDSTRLKVEVAQFLESVRAA; this comes from the coding sequence ATGTCGAAGTTGTCGATCGTGTTCAAGCTTCTGACCGTGCTGTCGGTCCTCGTGCTCTCGCTCGCCGGCGTCGGCGTGACGGCGATCGGCACGATGCAGAACATCAACGCCCATACCGTCGAGATCGCGGAAAGCTGGCTGCCGAGCGTGCGTGCGCTCGGCTCGCTCCGGGCCGACATCAACGAGCTGCGCGTCGCGCTGCGGCTGCACCTGATGCAGGAGAGCGCCGAGGGCAAGGAGGCCGCCGAGAAGCGCCTCGCTTCGCTGCGCGACCGCATCGAGCAGACCCGCAAGGTCTACGAGCCCCTGATCACCTCATCGGAAGAGCGCTCGCTCTATCAGCAATGGGCCACGGCCTGGGGCGAGTATCTGAACGGCGTGCAGGAGGTGATGGCGCTGTCGCGCAAGAGCGTCGGCAAGTTCCCGACTGAGGCCAACGAGATGCTGCAGACCAAGGTCGCGAAGATGGCACAGGCGGCCGACCCGCTGCTTCAGAAGGGCATCGAGCTCAACAATCGCGGCGCCGAGCTGGAGACGAAGCAGGCGGCCGACAGCTACGCCATGATTTTCCGCGTGCTGGTCGGCATCATCGTGCTTTCGGTCGTGATCGCGATCAGCGCCGCCTATTATCTCGTGCGCGATGTCTCGCGTGGCATTGCTTCGATCATCAAGCCGATGCAGTCGCTCGGCGAGGGCGACCTTTCGGCCGAGGTGCCGCATCGCGGCGAGAAGACCGAGATCGGCTCGATGGCGGATGCGCTCCAGATCTTCAAGGAAGCCCTGATCGCCAAGAAGGCCGCCGACGAGGCTGCCGCGGCCGATGCCGAAGCCAAGATCGAACGCGGCCGCCGCGTCGACGCCATCACCGGCAGGTTCGAGGCCATGATCGGCGAGGTCGTCGGCACCGTGTCCTCCGCCTCGACCGAGCTCGAGGCCTCGGCCTCGACGCTGACCAGCACCGCGCAGCGCGGGCAGGAGCTGGCAACCGTGGTTGCCGCCGCGTCCGAGGAAGCCTCCACCAACGTCCAGGCGGTGGCCTCCGCCTCTGAAGAGCTGTCGTCCTCAATCACCGAGATCAGCCGGCGCGTGCAGGATTCGGCGCGGATGGCGGCGGAAGCGGTCGAGCAGGCGGCGCGCACCAACGAGCGCGTCAATGCGCTGTCGCAGGCGGCCTCCCGCATCGGCGACGTCGTCGAGCTCATCAACACCATCGCGGGCCAGACCAATCTCTTGGCGCTGAACGCCACCATCGAGGCCGCGCGCGCCGGCGAAGCCGGCCGCGGCTTCGCCGTCGTCGCCTCCGAGGTCAAGGCCCTGGCCGAGCAGACCGCGAAGGCCACCGGCGAGATCGGGGCGCAGGTCTCCGGCATCCAGGCCGCGACGCAGGAATCCGTCACCGCCATCCAGGAGATCGGCGACACCATCGAGCGGCTGTCCGAAGTGTCTGCGGCGATCGCCGCGGCCGTCGAGGAGCAGGGTGCGGCGACACAGGAGATCTCGCGCAACGTCCAGCAGGCCTCGGTCGGCACGCAGGAGGTTTCCTCGAACATCACCGACGTGCAGCGCGGCGCGATCGAGACCGGCGAGGCCTCGGTCGAGGTGCTGTCGGCGGCGAAGTCGCTGGCGACGGACAGCACGCGCCTCAAGGTCGAGGTCGCGCAGTTCCTGGAATCGGTCCGCGCGGCCTAG
- a CDS encoding NAD regulator → MSDKLLTPIEIGLTAAIVAIADHEPLVLTARGSDGLAGLPFGPFDALSHRTFEIGLRAWVEEQAALRLGYVEQLYTFGDRGRHAEAGDTGAHMVSIGYLALTRAVDGELAATGASFEPWYRFFPWEDWREQPPAIIARDIIPALAKWAEEETPETTRALPRKDRVRFYFGLDGAPWDEERVLDRYELLYEAGLIEEARRDGRPAALARKALPALGTSMRFDHRRILATAIARLRAKLKYRPVVFELLPAEFTLTELQHTVEAISGRHLHKQNFRRLVETEALVEPTGVMSTQTGGRPAALYRFRREVLQERPAPGLRVRSRR, encoded by the coding sequence ATGAGCGACAAGCTGCTGACGCCGATCGAGATCGGGCTGACTGCGGCGATCGTCGCGATCGCGGATCATGAGCCGCTGGTCCTCACCGCGCGCGGCAGCGACGGGCTGGCCGGACTGCCGTTCGGGCCGTTCGACGCGCTCAGCCACCGCACCTTCGAGATCGGCTTGCGCGCCTGGGTCGAGGAACAGGCGGCCTTGCGGCTCGGCTATGTCGAGCAGCTCTACACCTTCGGCGACCGCGGCCGCCATGCCGAGGCCGGCGACACCGGCGCGCATATGGTGTCGATCGGCTATCTCGCGCTGACGCGCGCGGTGGACGGCGAGCTTGCTGCGACCGGCGCGAGCTTCGAGCCCTGGTATCGCTTCTTCCCCTGGGAGGATTGGCGCGAGCAGCCGCCCGCGATCATCGCCCGCGACATCATCCCGGCGCTCGCCAAATGGGCCGAGGAAGAGACGCCGGAGACCACGCGCGCATTGCCGCGAAAAGATCGCGTGCGGTTCTATTTCGGCCTCGACGGCGCGCCCTGGGACGAGGAGCGCGTGCTCGACCGCTACGAGCTGCTGTACGAGGCTGGCCTGATCGAGGAGGCACGGCGCGACGGCCGCCCTGCGGCATTAGCGCGCAAGGCGCTGCCCGCGCTCGGCACTTCCATGCGGTTCGACCACCGCCGGATTCTCGCCACGGCAATCGCGCGGCTGCGCGCGAAATTGAAGTATCGCCCTGTGGTGTTTGAACTTTTGCCCGCCGAGTTCACACTTACGGAATTGCAGCATACGGTGGAGGCGATCTCCGGCCGGCACCTGCACAAGCAGAATTTCCGCCGCCTGGTCGAAACCGAAGCCCTGGTCGAACCGACCGGCGTGATGTCGACACAGACCGGCGGACGGCCGGCAGCGCTCTACCGCTTCCGCCGCGAGGTGCTCCAGGAGCGGCCCGCGCCGGGCTTGCGCGTCCGCTCCCGGCGCTAG
- a CDS encoding HAMP domain-containing methyl-accepting chemotaxis protein — MSFIQNLRIGTKLAVTSALTIGLVALMIFLQRSGDAEVQKLGMSAAGQQAIAQNAAEAKASVRGMQIGIRDILTSSSPAEMQKAVTYFNDRQTAALKFAGEMAKLSRSPENRKRIDRLTVLIGDFGKGAQQIEAIRKQELALEGKKDGEAATQFAKLAAEIDRVRKGTLAPINEEISDLSNQITEFAKQRSLEARAEAEAEAASVARTSLVVGVLVALVLVGACIFSVFSIARPMRALTLAMEKLAGGDFSVVLPGLGRKDEVGEVAGAVEKFKVVSEQKARAEAEAKMRQDQIAAEQRKAEMRRLADSFEGAVGEIVGTVSSASTELEASATTLTSTAERTQQLTTVVAAASEEASTNVQSVASATEELSSSITEISRQVQESARVASEAVGQARTTTERVSELSKAATRIGDVVELINTIAGQTNLLALNATIEAARAGEAGKGFAVVASEVKALAEQTAKATGEIGQQISSIQAATQESVGAIKDISDTIEKLSEISSTIAAAVEEQGAATQEISRNVQQAAQGTHQVSSNITDVQRGASETGSASSQVLSAAQMLSGDSNRLKLEVGRFLETVRAA; from the coding sequence ATGTCCTTCATTCAAAATCTGCGAATTGGCACCAAGCTCGCCGTCACCTCCGCGCTGACCATCGGGCTCGTCGCGCTGATGATTTTCCTTCAGAGGAGTGGCGACGCCGAGGTTCAGAAGCTCGGCATGAGCGCGGCCGGACAGCAGGCGATCGCGCAGAACGCCGCCGAAGCGAAGGCTTCGGTCCGCGGCATGCAGATCGGCATTCGCGACATCCTGACCTCATCCTCGCCGGCCGAGATGCAGAAAGCAGTCACCTATTTCAACGACCGCCAGACGGCGGCCCTGAAATTCGCCGGTGAGATGGCGAAGCTCTCGCGCTCCCCCGAGAACCGCAAGCGGATCGATCGACTGACGGTGCTGATCGGCGATTTCGGCAAAGGCGCGCAGCAGATCGAAGCCATCCGCAAGCAGGAGCTCGCGCTCGAGGGCAAGAAGGACGGCGAGGCGGCGACGCAATTTGCAAAGCTCGCGGCCGAGATCGATCGCGTCCGCAAGGGGACGCTGGCGCCGATCAACGAAGAGATTTCGGATCTGTCGAACCAGATCACCGAGTTCGCCAAGCAGAGAAGCCTTGAGGCCCGTGCCGAGGCTGAAGCGGAGGCGGCGTCGGTTGCGCGGACCTCGCTCGTCGTCGGTGTGCTGGTCGCGCTGGTTCTTGTCGGCGCGTGCATCTTCTCGGTCTTCAGCATCGCGCGGCCCATGCGTGCGCTGACGCTGGCGATGGAGAAGCTCGCCGGTGGCGATTTCTCGGTGGTGCTGCCCGGGCTCGGCCGCAAGGACGAGGTCGGCGAGGTCGCCGGTGCCGTCGAGAAATTCAAGGTCGTGTCCGAGCAGAAAGCGCGCGCGGAAGCGGAAGCCAAGATGCGGCAGGATCAGATCGCAGCCGAGCAACGCAAAGCGGAGATGCGCAGGCTCGCCGACAGTTTCGAGGGCGCTGTCGGCGAAATCGTCGGCACGGTATCGTCGGCCTCGACCGAGCTCGAAGCGTCCGCCACGACGCTCACCTCGACCGCAGAGCGTACGCAACAGTTGACCACTGTGGTTGCGGCCGCTTCGGAAGAAGCCTCCACCAACGTGCAGTCGGTGGCCTCCGCCACCGAGGAACTGTCGTCCTCGATCACGGAGATCAGCCGCCAGGTGCAGGAATCCGCGCGTGTCGCGAGCGAAGCCGTCGGCCAGGCTCGCACCACGACCGAACGCGTCAGCGAACTGTCCAAGGCGGCGACACGTATCGGCGATGTCGTCGAGCTGATCAACACGATCGCGGGCCAGACCAATCTTCTGGCGCTCAATGCCACGATCGAGGCGGCGCGCGCCGGCGAGGCCGGCAAGGGGTTTGCGGTCGTCGCCTCCGAGGTCAAGGCGCTCGCCGAGCAGACCGCGAAGGCCACCGGCGAGATCGGTCAGCAGATCTCCAGCATCCAGGCCGCGACGCAGGAATCGGTCGGTGCCATCAAGGACATCAGCGATACCATCGAAAAGCTGTCCGAGATCTCCTCGACCATCGCGGCGGCGGTCGAAGAGCAGGGCGCGGCGACGCAGGAAATCTCCCGCAACGTGCAGCAGGCCGCGCAGGGCACGCATCAGGTCTCGTCCAACATCACCGACGTGCAGCGCGGTGCGAGCGAGACCGGTTCGGCCTCCTCGCAGGTGCTGTCCGCCGCGCAGATGCTGTCGGGCGACAGCAACCGTCTCAAGCTCGAGGTCGGGAGATTTCTCGAGACAGTGCGCGCGGCCTGA
- a CDS encoding DUF2339 domain-containing protein, giving the protein MFDGPFDVFALIIAIIAFLIAIKASSQATELRRRLSSLEEKFYAQRQVQQPPPLLPAQVQPEAPATAAAAEPPPLAPEAEAAPPPLVTEEASPPSLEASTAGDAPPPLPTPAPVSREPGFEERLGTRWVVWIGGLALALGGFFMVRYSIEAGLVGPGVRVFLGGLFAAALLAAGEWTRRKESISNIAALPIANIPAILTAAGTAVAFATIYAAYALYGFLVPATAFVLLGIVAMGTLAAALLHGPALAGLGVVGAFVTPLLVSSGKPDYWALYIYLAIVTAASFGLARIRLWRWLAVTTIVFAVLWVFPGLDTSDLQVAPHAFHVIAGFVLAALLVVCGFMFGPTIEDGEIEPVSSSSLGAYLFGAMLIVLSSAHADLALIAFTLLIGGTLFVAWRAPAATGALGAAAATVFIVFAEWAVRANPDMLVLPGGPMPGVGPVATDSSVTLHLVMAAIFAAGFGVAGFLAQGRSNSAIIPMVWSAAGVATPIAILVALYARIAHLDRSIPFAILAVLLAAAFGAATEALMRREERPGVATSIALFATGTLGALALALTFALEKGWLTIALALMSLGTAWISLQRPIPVLRRLAAIFAAIVTARIAYDPRIVGDAVGTTPIFNWLLWGYGLPAASFWGASIFLRRHGDDAPLRVVEAAAILFTALLAFMEIRHLATGGDMISPPSLLEFALQVCVALAMAIGLERLRLRSGSIVHNVGAVVLTVIAGLISLFGLFILENPLIWRIDVGGAVFNLLLLGYALPAVLMLLLSYAVVGARGKVYANTIAGGALLFALAYVTLEIRRFYHGPILSTGPTTGAEQYTYSIGWLAFGVVLLGVGILVNSERARLASAVVIALTILKAFVIDMSTLTGVYRALSFMCLGIVLVAIGWLYQRILFRRQVTSPPAPQTSP; this is encoded by the coding sequence ATGTTCGACGGCCCGTTTGACGTCTTCGCGCTGATCATTGCGATCATCGCCTTCCTGATCGCGATCAAGGCTTCCAGCCAGGCGACCGAGCTGCGCCGCCGGCTGAGCTCGCTCGAAGAGAAATTTTATGCGCAGCGGCAGGTGCAGCAGCCGCCGCCGCTCCTGCCCGCCCAAGTGCAGCCCGAGGCGCCCGCGACGGCTGCCGCCGCCGAACCGCCGCCGCTTGCGCCGGAAGCCGAGGCGGCGCCGCCTCCGCTCGTCACCGAAGAGGCCTCGCCGCCGTCGCTCGAAGCGAGCACCGCCGGCGATGCACCGCCGCCGTTGCCCACACCGGCGCCTGTTTCCAGAGAACCTGGCTTCGAGGAACGGCTCGGCACGCGCTGGGTGGTGTGGATCGGCGGCCTTGCGCTCGCGCTCGGCGGCTTCTTCATGGTGCGCTATTCGATCGAGGCCGGCCTGGTCGGCCCCGGCGTGCGCGTGTTCCTCGGCGGCCTGTTCGCAGCCGCGCTGCTCGCGGCCGGCGAATGGACGCGGCGCAAGGAGAGCATCTCCAACATCGCGGCGCTGCCGATCGCCAACATCCCCGCCATCCTCACCGCGGCGGGAACGGCGGTGGCGTTTGCCACCATCTACGCCGCCTACGCGCTCTACGGCTTCCTCGTGCCCGCAACCGCCTTCGTGCTGCTCGGCATCGTCGCGATGGGCACGCTCGCCGCCGCACTGCTGCATGGCCCTGCGCTCGCCGGGCTCGGCGTGGTCGGCGCGTTCGTAACGCCGCTCCTCGTCTCCAGCGGCAAGCCGGACTATTGGGCGCTCTACATTTATCTCGCGATCGTCACCGCCGCGAGCTTTGGTCTCGCCCGCATCCGGCTGTGGCGCTGGCTTGCGGTGACGACCATCGTCTTCGCCGTGCTCTGGGTCTTCCCGGGGCTCGACACCAGCGATCTGCAGGTCGCGCCGCACGCTTTCCATGTCATCGCCGGCTTCGTGCTCGCCGCACTGCTCGTGGTCTGCGGCTTCATGTTCGGACCGACCATCGAGGACGGCGAGATCGAGCCGGTGTCGTCGAGCTCGCTCGGCGCCTATCTGTTCGGCGCGATGCTGATCGTGCTGTCGAGCGCGCATGCGGACCTTGCGCTGATCGCGTTCACGCTGCTTATCGGCGGCACGCTGTTCGTCGCCTGGCGGGCGCCGGCGGCGACCGGCGCGCTGGGCGCAGCCGCTGCGACCGTCTTCATCGTCTTCGCGGAATGGGCGGTGCGCGCCAATCCGGATATGCTGGTGCTGCCGGGCGGCCCGATGCCCGGCGTCGGACCGGTCGCGACCGACAGCTCCGTGACGCTGCATCTGGTGATGGCCGCGATCTTCGCCGCCGGCTTCGGCGTCGCGGGCTTTCTCGCGCAGGGCCGCTCTAATTCGGCGATCATTCCGATGGTGTGGTCGGCGGCTGGCGTCGCGACGCCGATCGCGATCCTGGTTGCGCTCTATGCGCGCATCGCCCATCTCGACCGCTCCATTCCGTTCGCGATCCTCGCAGTGCTGCTCGCTGCTGCCTTCGGCGCCGCGACCGAAGCGCTGATGCGTCGCGAAGAACGACCGGGCGTGGCAACCTCGATCGCACTATTCGCGACCGGCACGCTCGGCGCGCTGGCGCTGGCGCTGACCTTCGCGCTGGAGAAGGGCTGGCTCACCATTGCGCTCGCACTGATGTCGCTTGGCACCGCCTGGATCTCGTTGCAGCGGCCAATTCCAGTGCTGCGCCGGTTAGCTGCGATCTTCGCCGCGATCGTCACCGCACGCATCGCCTATGATCCGCGCATCGTCGGCGATGCCGTCGGCACGACGCCGATCTTCAACTGGCTGCTCTGGGGTTACGGCCTGCCGGCGGCCTCGTTCTGGGGTGCGAGCATCTTCCTGCGCCGCCACGGCGATGACGCCCCGCTGCGCGTGGTCGAGGCGGCCGCGATCCTGTTCACCGCGCTGCTCGCCTTCATGGAGATCCGTCACCTTGCGACCGGCGGCGACATGATCTCGCCGCCGTCACTGCTCGAATTCGCGCTGCAGGTCTGCGTCGCGCTCGCGATGGCCATCGGCCTGGAACGGCTGCGGCTGCGCAGCGGCAGCATCGTGCACAATGTCGGCGCGGTCGTGCTCACCGTGATCGCCGGCCTCATCAGCCTGTTCGGCCTCTTCATCCTGGAGAACCCGCTGATCTGGCGCATCGACGTCGGCGGCGCGGTGTTCAACCTGCTGCTGCTCGGCTACGCGCTGCCGGCGGTGCTGATGCTGCTGCTCTCTTATGCCGTGGTCGGCGCGCGCGGCAAGGTCTACGCCAACACCATCGCAGGCGGTGCGCTGCTGTTCGCGCTCGCCTATGTCACGCTGGAGATCCGCCGCTTCTATCACGGCCCGATCCTCTCCACGGGACCGACCACGGGCGCCGAGCAATACACCTATTCGATCGGCTGGCTCGCCTTCGGCGTGGTGCTGCTCGGTGTCGGCATCCTCGTCAACTCCGAGCGCGCGCGGCTGGCCTCCGCCGTCGTGATCGCGCTGACGATCCTGAAGGCCTTCGTGATCGACATGTCGACGCTGACGGGTGTCTACCGCGCACTGTCGTTCATGTGCCTCGGTATCGTGCTGGTGGCGATCGGCTGGCTCTACCAGCGCATCCTGTTCCGGCGGCAGGTCACATCGCCGCCGGCTCCGCAAACGAGCCCGTAG
- a CDS encoding MFS transporter encodes MSTQVGELGPASRSSWRTPAIIILCGCAIGMLGFGPRSALGFFVQPMSHEFAWGRDVFGLAIAVQNLLWGLGQPFAGAVADRFGLFRVMCVGALLYAGGLLLMRYSSTPLSLNIGAGVMIGFGLAGCSFNLVLSAFTKLLPAEKRGLALGAGTAAGSFGQFLFAPIGVALIDNFGWQQALSVFGFLMLLIIPLSLALSTPPVTSTANAAPADEQTFTKALAEAFGHRSYVLLVLGFFTCGFQLAFITVHLPAFLVDRGISTQTGGWVIAAIGLFNIMGSLSVGYLQNSLPKRYILSTIYFTRALATLAFISFPITPFSAIAFGAVSGLTWLSTVPPTSALVALMFGTRWLATLYGFAFVSHQVGGFLGVWLGGIVFEKFGSYTPIWWLSILFGVLSALINLPIVEKPVQRVVAQPA; translated from the coding sequence ATGTCGACACAAGTGGGCGAGCTCGGTCCGGCCTCCCGTTCCTCCTGGCGCACGCCGGCGATCATCATTCTCTGCGGCTGCGCCATCGGCATGCTCGGCTTCGGCCCGCGCTCGGCGCTCGGCTTCTTCGTGCAGCCGATGAGCCACGAATTTGCCTGGGGCCGCGACGTGTTCGGCCTCGCCATCGCCGTGCAGAATCTTCTCTGGGGATTGGGCCAGCCCTTCGCCGGCGCGGTCGCCGATCGCTTCGGCCTGTTTCGGGTGATGTGCGTGGGCGCGCTGCTCTATGCCGGCGGCCTCTTGCTGATGCGCTATTCCTCGACGCCGCTGTCGCTCAACATCGGCGCCGGCGTCATGATCGGCTTCGGACTTGCCGGCTGCTCGTTCAACCTGGTGCTGTCGGCGTTCACAAAACTGCTGCCGGCGGAGAAGCGCGGCCTCGCGCTTGGCGCCGGCACCGCGGCGGGCTCGTTCGGCCAGTTCCTGTTCGCGCCGATCGGTGTCGCGCTGATCGACAATTTCGGCTGGCAGCAGGCGCTCTCCGTGTTCGGCTTCCTGATGCTGCTGATCATCCCGTTGTCGCTGGCGCTGTCGACGCCGCCAGTCACGAGCACGGCAAATGCGGCGCCCGCGGACGAGCAGACCTTTACGAAGGCGCTCGCCGAAGCGTTTGGCCATCGTTCCTATGTGCTGCTGGTGCTCGGCTTCTTCACCTGCGGCTTCCAGCTCGCCTTCATCACCGTGCATCTGCCGGCGTTCCTGGTCGATCGCGGCATCTCGACGCAAACCGGCGGCTGGGTGATCGCGGCGATCGGCCTGTTCAACATCATGGGATCGCTCAGCGTCGGCTATCTCCAGAACAGCTTGCCCAAGCGCTACATCCTCTCGACCATCTATTTCACCCGCGCGCTCGCGACGCTCGCCTTCATCTCGTTCCCGATCACGCCGTTCTCGGCGATCGCATTCGGCGCGGTTTCCGGTCTGACCTGGCTGTCGACAGTGCCGCCGACCTCGGCGCTGGTGGCCCTGATGTTCGGCACGCGCTGGCTCGCGACGCTCTATGGCTTTGCGTTCGTCAGCCATCAGGTCGGCGGCTTCCTCGGCGTCTGGCTGGGCGGCATCGTGTTCGAGAAGTTCGGTTCCTACACGCCGATCTGGTGGCTCTCGATCCTGTTTGGCGTGCTTTCGGCGCTGATCAATCTTCCGATCGTGGAGAAACCGGTTCAGCGGGTGGTTGCGCAGCCTGCCTGA
- a CDS encoding protein tyrosine phosphatase, whose translation MIHVCSLAALPETVRLTKASHVLTVMANVEQVARPVSVLPANHLKVSMDDITEEMDGFVAPSEAHIDQVLAFVRGWDRAAPLVVHCYAGISRSTASAFAAVCALNPERDEIEIARKIRAASPIASPNRRIVSLADRALGRNGRMLRALDEMGPGAMMVESRPFVIELA comes from the coding sequence ATGATCCACGTCTGTTCCCTCGCCGCGCTTCCCGAAACCGTTCGCCTCACCAAGGCCAGCCATGTGCTGACGGTGATGGCCAATGTCGAGCAGGTCGCGCGTCCGGTGTCGGTGCTGCCGGCCAACCATCTCAAGGTGTCGATGGACGACATCACCGAGGAGATGGACGGTTTCGTCGCGCCGTCGGAGGCGCATATCGACCAGGTGCTGGCTTTCGTGCGCGGCTGGGACCGCGCTGCGCCGCTGGTGGTGCATTGCTATGCCGGCATCAGCCGCTCCACAGCGAGCGCGTTTGCGGCCGTGTGCGCGCTCAATCCCGAGCGCGACGAGATCGAGATCGCCAGGAAGATCCGCGCGGCTTCGCCGATCGCCTCGCCGAACCGGCGCATCGTCAGCCTCGCCGACCGCGCGCTCGGGCGCAACGGCCGCATGCTGCGCGCGCTCGACGAGATGGGCCCGGGCGCGATGATGGTCGAAAGCCGCCCCTTCGTGATCGAGCTCGCATGA